The Pseudomonadota bacterium DNA segment TTTATCGATATAATTTACTGTTTCTTTAAATTCCAGAACCATTTCTTTATTTTCATGAGCGCGTCTTGCAAGCTCGTATTCATATTCTTTGTTTGATTTATATTTGGCGATTGAAATAAAGCTATGTTCGGAAAGAGATGAAAGTGTGCTTAAGTAAAAGGCCCGAATCGCTAAACGAAATTCTCCTTTTTCCAAAAATTCTTTTGCCATTTCAAGCCATTGGTTTGTAGAAAGAGCATCTGCACGAATGGTTTCATCTGATACATCTAAAACAATAACAGGAGTTGTTTCAGGCTCAGGGCTGTTTTTGCGGCGCTTTAATTTTATTTTTATAAGATAAATAATTGAAAGAATCAGCGCAATGGCAAGCAATGCATACAAAATGATGAGAGTTGTACTGCTATGGGATTTTTTCTCATGGTCAAATTTTATTTTTGAATCCGGCATAATGTTTTTAAGCCATTTTACTAGAGCATCAAACCATTTTTTAAGAGTATCTGTAAAATCATCCCAGTAAGGTTTTAGCCATTTGAAAAATGAGTCGAAGATACCGGGTCTGGTATCTTCGTTTTTTTTATCCCTTGTAAGCTTCCATACAAATTCTTTCCGGCTTAAAACTTTCTGTATAGAAGAATTTAATTCTTCCGGCGCAATATTTGAAACAGGGCTTATATTAAATTTTTTAGCCGGAATTTGAGTTGCATGGGAAATACTGGCAGAAACTATGATTTGAAGTATTATAAAACATGCCAAAAGAGTTGCTTTTTTAATGTCTGATTTTATTATGTTAAGGACTGCTATTAGGTCTTTTCCGGATTTTATCGATTCACCGTAAAATCCACGAAGGACATAGATTGTCTTTTTTAAAGGATCTACACACAAATATGTAAGACAAACAACAGTTATAAGAAAAGTGCTGTTTACATAGCTGTAGCCTCCCATTGTTGCGGCTGTTTCAATTCCTGATAACATTTTTATAAGATATGGCAAAATATATATGGCGATAGCTATATTTAACAGTATAAATAACTGAAAAAGAAATAGTATAAGAATTACAAAAATATTTTGTCTGGGATTATATTTTGTAAGTTCTCCGGTATCTTTGATAATTTCTTTTATGGTTTTCGCTTTTGAGTAATCTAATGCCAAAACATTTTGGTAAAAAGCATATACCCATGGATATGGCAGTGTAATAAGAAGCGCAACCGGAAACATTAAAATGGCCGATGGCTGTATTATTGTTTGTACAGTAACAATGCGGATGATTTTTAAAAATGACCAGCGTATTGGTTCAAACCTGCCAAGGCTTTCATATATCTTTACGGCGAAAACGGAATGCCAGCACTTCATCCAGACAAAAAGGACTGCTATGCCCAATGAAGCTGCCGAACAGTAGTCTTTTGCAAAAGGATTTTTGCTCATGTCACTCCAGAAATAAAGGAGGCCGAGCATAAATGGTATGCCGCCGATATAATACGGAAGCAATAATCTAAAGGGATCAAGGCGCAGCAGATGAACAGCTTCTTCTATAATTCCCGGCGCTGTAGTATTATCGCCATAAAAAGGCTTCTTCATAAGATGTTTACCAAAGATTTTTCCATATTGTTCCTTCATGAAATGACGAAGGAATCTTAAGCAGTGATACTCCCAGGTAATAAAAAACAAGCCAGAGAAAAAACAAGCTGCCAAAAAAAAGTAACAGCATGCCAAAGAACCTGAAACGTTTTTTTCCTTTTTCGGTGCTTAAGGTCAGATTTATTATGCAACCTGAGCATATTACTTTGCCCTCATGCTCGGTAACGCACTCTCTGCAGAAATATCTACCGCATTCCAGGCATTGTGCGGCAGCTTCACGCGATCTGTGATTAAAACATCGCCTGCGGGAGATATCCATTATATATGAACCTGTATGAACTTGATTAATTTCAAAGTAAAGAACAACTCAGTTTACAATTTTAGAGTTCTTTGGAAGTAGTTGCTTTTATGTTTTTCATGTTAGTGGTTTATCTATATCGATATTGGAATAGTGGTTAATATTTTGTAGTGTTTCTATAGATAAAAGGCCCTGTTCTTTTT contains these protein-coding regions:
- a CDS encoding rhomboid family protein, translated to MDISRRRCFNHRSREAAAQCLECGRYFCRECVTEHEGKVICSGCIINLTLSTEKGKKRFRFFGMLLLFFGSLFFLWLVFYYLGVSLLKIPSSFHEGTIWKNLW